In a genomic window of Nodosilinea sp. E11:
- a CDS encoding sulfurtransferase → MTYTRNLVTADWLAHHLDDPRVVVVDCRFALADPTQGQHQYADSHIAGAWYLDLNQAMSSSVQAHGGRHPLPDFNTFSDRLTAMGVVSEGPGATLVVAYDDSRFAFAARLWWLLRYLGHDDVAVLDGGWSGWVQGGYPTSSERPMPRTGCFVPAPRADWIVDIDTVRRRKDDEGVMLIDSRSPERYRGEVEPIDPVAGSIPGAVNYFWQDVSETNGLMKSPATLAQHWADIDEAEEVIVYCGSGVTACVNLLSQTVAGRPMAKLYPGGWSDWCSYP, encoded by the coding sequence ATGACCTATACTCGCAACCTAGTCACGGCGGACTGGCTAGCCCATCACTTAGACGACCCCAGGGTAGTGGTGGTGGACTGTCGCTTTGCTCTGGCTGACCCCACCCAGGGGCAGCACCAGTATGCCGATAGCCACATTGCCGGTGCCTGGTATTTAGACCTCAACCAGGCTATGTCTAGCTCGGTGCAGGCCCACGGCGGTCGTCATCCCCTGCCTGACTTCAATACCTTTAGCGATCGGCTCACAGCTATGGGTGTGGTATCGGAAGGGCCAGGGGCTACTCTGGTGGTCGCCTACGATGATTCACGGTTTGCCTTTGCCGCCCGGCTTTGGTGGCTACTGCGCTACTTGGGCCATGACGACGTCGCCGTGCTCGATGGCGGCTGGTCGGGGTGGGTGCAGGGGGGCTATCCCACCAGTTCAGAAAGGCCTATGCCCCGAACTGGCTGCTTTGTGCCTGCGCCCCGCGCCGACTGGATTGTCGATATTGACACCGTGCGCCGCCGTAAAGATGACGAGGGGGTGATGCTGATTGACTCGCGATCGCCCGAACGCTACCGTGGCGAGGTTGAACCTATCGACCCCGTAGCGGGAAGCATTCCTGGCGCGGTGAACTACTTTTGGCAAGACGTTTCTGAGACCAATGGCCTGATGAAATCGCCAGCGACCTTAGCCCAACACTGGGCCGATATAGATGAGGCCGAAGAGGTGATCGTCTACTGCGGCTCGGGGGTGACAGCCTGCGTTAACTTGCTCAGCCAAACGGTTGCTGGTCGTCCTATGGCCAAGCTTTACCCCGGCGGCTGGAGTGATTGGTGTTCTTATCCCTAG
- a CDS encoding HdeD family acid-resistance protein, translating to MVIDPQLSTEVKAATGWVMALSLGLMLLGVVAILMPGVALTVFTAAIGWLVLVSGILQIVQAFKAQPLKGLWLNLVVGALYVIAGLYIGFNPVKSAVVFAFALGLLFIAEGFFTIAMAFVYRVGHKLSWFVAINGILTLILGILVFNRWPFGAMWLIGLYVGISLLLSGGSLLSAALATRKTLT from the coding sequence ATGGTGATAGACCCTCAATTGAGTACTGAGGTGAAAGCGGCGACGGGCTGGGTTATGGCCCTCAGCCTGGGTTTAATGCTGTTAGGAGTGGTGGCAATTCTGATGCCCGGAGTTGCCCTTACCGTTTTCACCGCTGCGATCGGGTGGCTGGTGTTGGTGAGCGGCATTTTACAGATTGTTCAGGCCTTTAAGGCCCAACCCCTTAAGGGCCTATGGCTAAACCTGGTGGTCGGTGCTCTCTACGTCATCGCTGGGTTGTATATCGGGTTTAACCCAGTTAAGTCGGCGGTGGTGTTTGCTTTTGCCTTGGGCCTATTGTTTATTGCTGAGGGCTTTTTCACCATTGCCATGGCCTTTGTTTACCGAGTGGGGCACAAGCTGTCGTGGTTTGTGGCGATCAACGGCATTCTCACGCTAATTTTGGGCATTTTGGTCTTTAACCGATGGCCCTTCGGTGCGATGTGGCTCATTGGGTTATACGTTGGGATTAGCCTACTGTTGAGCGGGGGTTCACTACTGAGTGCTGCCCTAGCTACCCGCAAAACCCTCACCTAA
- a CDS encoding alpha/beta hydrolase — MPRPYLLFTQHGWADTNQSMMALATALTAKDEAQIMAPCLDYAMTWLRIAPLIDQVETLATATLAQQPELPLRIVGHSMGGLIWLEVLNRHPDWWDRVDFLVLVASPVGGADLGRILDPLKVGLGVAADLGKDRRPLAGRIAAAINTLTIAGDIDGGSDGTITVESTRVPNAQFVYLPGLSHAAMRCHPQVIEHIQDFWAGKRLSEPLIPHPLVNRLRQIPGMTDAHLRDFARSTPWHTFTDGTSIHLWRSPFGIDHVFLASAQGDCLYAGYVGWLHGEDLRRSLDALRGEPELLEKPIL, encoded by the coding sequence ATGCCTAGGCCATACCTTCTGTTTACACAGCACGGCTGGGCTGATACCAACCAGTCGATGATGGCGTTGGCTACTGCTCTCACCGCCAAGGACGAGGCGCAGATCATGGCCCCCTGTTTAGACTACGCCATGACCTGGCTGCGGATAGCTCCTCTGATTGATCAGGTTGAGACTCTGGCGACAGCTACTCTGGCCCAGCAGCCCGAGCTACCCCTGCGCATTGTGGGCCACTCCATGGGCGGGTTGATTTGGCTAGAGGTGCTCAATCGCCATCCAGACTGGTGGGACCGGGTCGATTTTTTGGTGCTGGTCGCTTCTCCGGTGGGCGGGGCAGACCTGGGCCGCATTTTAGACCCGCTCAAGGTGGGGCTGGGAGTTGCCGCTGACCTGGGCAAAGACCGCCGCCCCCTAGCAGGCCGCATTGCCGCTGCCATCAACACCTTGACCATCGCCGGAGACATTGATGGTGGTAGCGACGGCACGATTACGGTAGAGAGCACTCGGGTACCCAATGCCCAATTTGTCTATTTACCAGGGCTGAGCCACGCAGCGATGCGCTGTCATCCCCAGGTGATTGAGCACATTCAGGATTTTTGGGCAGGGAAGCGGCTGAGTGAACCGCTGATACCGCACCCCCTGGTCAACCGGCTACGCCAAATACCGGGCATGACCGATGCCCATCTGCGTGACTTTGCCCGGTCTACCCCCTGGCACACCTTTACCGACGGCACTAGCATTCACCTGTGGCGTAGCCCCTTTGGCATTGATCATGTCTTCCTTGCATCAGCCCAGGGCGACTGTCTCTATGCTGGCTATGTGGGGTGGCTTCATGGTGAAGACCTGCGGCGCAGCCTAGACGCCCTGCGGGGTGAGCCTGAGCTTTTAGAAAAACCAATCCTTTAA